From Pseudomonadota bacterium, the proteins below share one genomic window:
- a CDS encoding DUF86 domain-containing protein, with protein sequence MVGFRNIAVHDYRKLDLDIVQAIIDKKLDDLLEFTRLTLEREAQA encoded by the coding sequence ATGGTGGGGTTTCGCAACATCGCGGTCCATGACTACCGCAAGCTCGATCTCGACATCGTGCAGGCCATCATCGATAAAAAGCTCGACGATCTGCTCGAGTTCACGCGACTGACGCTCGAGCGCGAGGCCCAGGCTTGA